Below is a window of Escherichia coli DSM 30083 = JCM 1649 = ATCC 11775 DNA.
AACGTCTGGCGATGGCGAAACAGTTAGGAGTGATGGATCACGGCTATTTAGCGACCACCGAAGGTCTGCCGCAGATAATCGCCGAACTCACTCACGGCGGCGCGGATGTTGCGCTTGATTGTTCCGGTAATGCCGCAGGTCGCTTACTGGCACTGCAATCCACCGCTGACTGGGGACGCGTGGTTTACATTGGTGAAACCGGAAAAGTCGAGTTCGAGGTTAGCGCTGACCTGATGCACCATCAACGGCGGATTATCGGCTCCTGGGTGACCAGTCTGTTCCATATGGAAAAATGCGCCCACGATTTAACGGACTGGAAACTGTGGCCGCGTAATGCCATTACCCACCGCTTCTCGCTGGAACAGGCGGGAGATGCTTATGCACTGATGGCAAGCGGCAAATGCGGGAAAGTTGTGATTAATTTCCCGGATTAAGGAGTCTGCGGATGACCATCTATACCTTATCTCACGGGCCGCTAAAGCTGGACGTTTCTGATCAGGGCGGCGTAATCGAAGGCTTCTGGCGCGATACGACGCCGCTGCTACGTCCTGGTAAAAAAAGCGGTGTGGCAACCGATGCCTCTTGTTTTCCGCTGGTGCCGTTTGCAAACCGGGTGAGCGGTAATCGTTTTGTCTGGCAGGGACGTGAATATCAACTACAACCGAATGTTGAGTGGGATGCGCACTATCTACACGGTGATGCCTGGCTGGGGCAGTGGCAATGTGTCTCGCGCAGCGAAGATAGCTTGTGTCTGGTGTATGAACATCGCAGCGGTGTTTATCACTATCGGGTAAGTCAGGCGTTTCATTTAACGGCAGATACGCTGACGGTGACGCTCTCTGTCACCAATAAAGGGGCAGAGACGCTGCCATTTGGTACCGGCTGGCATCCTTATTTTCCGTTGTCACCACAAACGCGGATTCAGGCGCAGGCGAGCTGTTACTGGCGGGAGCAGGAGCAGTGGCTGGCGGGTGAGTTTTGCGAGCAGCTACCGCAGGAACTGGATTTTAACCAGCTCGCGCCGTTACCGCGCCAGTGGGTAAACAATGGTTTTGCCGGATGGAATGGTCAGGCCCGCATCGAGCAGCCGCAGGAGGGTTATGCCATCATCATGGAAACGACGCCGCCTGCACCGTGTTATTTCATCTTTGTTTCCGACCCGGCGTTTGATAAAGGATATGCGTTTGATTTCTTCTGTCTGGAACCGATGAGCCATGCGCCGGATGACCATCATCGTCCGGAAGGTGGTGACCTCATTGCGCTTGCACCAGGGGAATCAACAATTTCAGAGATGTCGTTGCGGGTTGCGTTGCTGTAATTTATAAAATGCCGGATGCACAGGCCTACGGGGTAATTTCGATTTTGTAGCACTCGGTGCACGATGCCTGATGCGACGCTTGCTGCGTCTTATCAGGCCTACAATCGGTGTTGGAGCGGTAGGCCGGATAAGGCGTTTACGCCGCATCCGGCATCTTTCCTAACGCCGATCGAGAGAAATCGCCCCCGGCCCGGTAATTGCCAACAGCAGGAATGCGCCAGCGATACTGACATTCTTCCAGAAATTAATCATATTTGGCCCAACCGCATCGCCGGTCATATCCCAGTAATGGTGGCCAATCACCGCCGTACCCAGCGTGTAGAAAATAAACAGCACCGCCAGCGGACGGGTGAAAAAGCCAAGCACGATTAATATCGCGGCGGGCACTTCCATAACTACCGCAATAATCGCTGCCAGCATCGGCATTGGTGCGCCCAGCGAGGCCATATATTGGACCGTACCGCCAAAGCCCATCATTTTGGGAAAACCAAAAATAATGAAAATTAAGACCACGGCGATACGGGCAATTAATAATAAAACGGGGCGGGCAGTGCCAAAATCAAAATAACGTAGTGAGTTCATAACCAATCCCTTTGCAAGATGATGTGATTTAAACGTAATACACACTCTGGTACCTCGCCACGCCCAGGCGTTGAGATATTCGTTTCTGGTATAACGGCATAACGCAGATGGCTGACAATGTGCTTATTGTTTCCTGCCGGATGCGACATGCACGCCTTATCCGTCTCACATGAGTTTGTCAGTTCAATAAATTGCGATTTTCACCTGTTTCATCGTTCTTTTTTACATGTTGTGTTGTGGGCCGCTCTTTTTTGTCATTTCCTGATATGCAGGATAACCGTCAGGAAGCAGGCTCGAATATTCTTATTTTTCAACTTGCACCAACATTCGATTAACCTCAGACTAACGCCTCCTGACGGGAGGGACTCATGGTTTTGCAATCCACGCGCTGGTTGGCGCTCGGCTATTTCACATACTTTTTTAGTTACGGCATTTTTCTACCTTTCTGGAGCGTCTGGCTTAAAGGGATTGGTTTAACGCCAGAAACCATCGGCCTGTTATTGGGGGCGGGTCTGGTTGCCCGTTTCCTCGGGAGTTTGCTCATCGCGCCCCGCGTCAGCGATCCTTCCCGCCTGATTTCCGCCTTGCGCGTGCTGGCACTGCTGACACTTCTCTTTGCTGTCGCCTTCTGGGCGGGGGCGCACGTAGCGTGGCTGATGCTGGTGATGATTGGCTTTAACCTCTTTTTCTCACCGCTGGTACCGTTGACCGATGCACTGGCGAATACGTGGCAAAAGCAGTTCCCGCTTGATTACGGCAAAGTGAGACTGTGGGGCTCGGTGGCGTTTGTCATTGGCTCGGCGCTGACGGGCAAACTGGTCAGTATGTTTGATTATCGGGTGATCCTCGCGCTGTTGACGTTGGGCGTGGCATCCATGCTGCTCGGCTTTCTCATCCGTCCGACGATTCAGCCACAAGGGGCAAGCCGCCAGCAGGAGAGCACCGGCTGGTCTGCGTGGTTGGCGTTGGTTCGCCAGAACTGGCGCTTTCTGGCCTGCGTTTGTTTATTGCAGGGGGCACATGCGGCCTATTACGGTTTTAGCGCCATTTACTGGCAGGCAGCTGGCTACTCGGCCTCGGCGGTGGGGTATTTGTGGTCGCTGGGCGTGGTGGCGGAAGTCATTATCTTTGCGCTGAGTAATAAACTTTTCCGCCGTTGTAGTGCACGCGATATGCTGTTGATCTCGGCGATTTGCGGCGTAGTGCGCTGGGGCATTATGGGAGCAACTACGGCGTTGCCGTGGTTGATAGTGGTGCAAATTCTGCATTGCGGTACCTTCACGGTCTGCCACCTGGCTGCCATGCGCTATATTGCTGCTCGCCAGGGTAGCGAAGTCATCCGTTTACAGGCGGTTTACTCTGCCGTCGCGATGGGCGGCAGTATCGCCATCATGACC
It encodes the following:
- the yphB gene encoding aldose 1-epimerase, with translation MTIYTLSHGPLKLDVSDQGGVIEGFWRDTTPLLRPGKKSGVATDASCFPLVPFANRVSGNRFVWQGREYQLQPNVEWDAHYLHGDAWLGQWQCVSRSEDSLCLVYEHRSGVYHYRVSQAFHLTADTLTVTLSVTNKGAETLPFGTGWHPYFPLSPQTRIQAQASCYWREQEQWLAGEFCEQLPQELDFNQLAPLPRQWVNNGFAGWNGQARIEQPQEGYAIIMETTPPAPCYFIFVSDPAFDKGYAFDFFCLEPMSHAPDDHHRPEGGDLIALAPGESTISEMSLRVALL
- the yphA gene encoding DoxX family protein, which codes for MNSLRYFDFGTARPVLLLIARIAVVLIFIIFGFPKMMGFGGTVQYMASLGAPMPMLAAIIAVVMEVPAAILIVLGFFTRPLAVLFIFYTLGTAVIGHHYWDMTGDAVGPNMINFWKNVSIAGAFLLLAITGPGAISLDRR
- the hcaT gene encoding 3-phenylpropionate MFS transporter — its product is MVLQSTRWLALGYFTYFFSYGIFLPFWSVWLKGIGLTPETIGLLLGAGLVARFLGSLLIAPRVSDPSRLISALRVLALLTLLFAVAFWAGAHVAWLMLVMIGFNLFFSPLVPLTDALANTWQKQFPLDYGKVRLWGSVAFVIGSALTGKLVSMFDYRVILALLTLGVASMLLGFLIRPTIQPQGASRQQESTGWSAWLALVRQNWRFLACVCLLQGAHAAYYGFSAIYWQAAGYSASAVGYLWSLGVVAEVIIFALSNKLFRRCSARDMLLISAICGVVRWGIMGATTALPWLIVVQILHCGTFTVCHLAAMRYIAARQGSEVIRLQAVYSAVAMGGSIAIMTVFAGFLYQYLGHGVFWVMALVALPAMFLRPKVVPSC